A single window of Nicotiana sylvestris chromosome 3, ASM39365v2, whole genome shotgun sequence DNA harbors:
- the LOC138887167 gene encoding uncharacterized protein has protein sequence MYFPDEEVSFIGEDIAESYNGWRVFFDGAVNFKGVGTGAVLISETGQHYLVSAKLRFPCTNIMDEYEACILGLKMAIDMNVQERLVIGDSDLLIYQVRGKWKTKNSKILPYLHHVQEFRKRFTKIEFQHVPRIQNEFADALATLSSMIQHPDKNFIDAILVKIHNQPA, from the coding sequence atgtattttcctgatgaagaggtatcattcataggagaagacattgcggaatcctataACGGTTGGAGagtgttcttcgatggagcagtaaacttcaaaggagttggcacaggagcagtcctaatatcagaaaccggtcagcattatctggtgtctgccaaactcaggttcccttgcaccaacatTATGgacgaatatgaagcttgcatcttaggactcaaaatggccattgacatgaacgttcaagagcggctagtgattggagattcagacttgcttatataTCAGGTACGAGGAAAATGGaaaaccaagaactccaagatactcccgtatctacaTCACGTACAGGAATtcagaaagaggttcacaaagatagaattccagcatgttcccagaattcagaatgagttcgccgatgcattggctaccctatcatctatgatacagcatcctgacaagaatttcattgatgcCATTctagtgaaaatccataatcagccagcttaa